One Luteolibacter rhizosphaerae DNA segment encodes these proteins:
- a CDS encoding type II toxin-antitoxin system Phd/YefM family antitoxin: MQVSIHEAKTQLSKLIAAAERGEEVIIARRDKPIVRLNLITEFQGGSRIGGLKGKKLKIGAKFDDPQLNKEIARSFEQA; the protein is encoded by the coding sequence ATGCAGGTCAGCATTCACGAGGCGAAGACCCAGCTCTCCAAGCTCATCGCAGCCGCAGAGCGCGGGGAAGAAGTGATCATCGCCCGGCGCGACAAGCCTATCGTGAGGCTCAACCTCATCACCGAGTTTCAAGGCGGCAGCCGGATTGGAGGCCTCAAAGGGAAGAAGCTGAAGATCGGAGCGAAGTTCGATGATCCCCAGTTGAACAAGGAGATCGCCCGTTCTTTCGAACAAGCATGA
- a CDS encoding type II toxin-antitoxin system VapC family toxin, whose translation MSSADVEGWLLDTHALLWMLHGDKRLSKKAAKEIDGRLPLYHSSASFWEIAIKLSGKGFDFAVDDDWHRIYPEELERIAVPLLSPSVEDFRLLQDLPKRHGDSFDRILICQAKRRRLGIISADEAWDAYGIVRVW comes from the coding sequence ATGAGCTCCGCAGACGTGGAGGGATGGCTACTGGATACCCATGCCCTTCTTTGGATGCTTCACGGTGACAAGCGCCTCTCCAAGAAGGCGGCCAAGGAGATCGACGGCCGCCTGCCACTTTACCACTCTTCCGCCAGCTTCTGGGAGATCGCGATCAAGCTCTCGGGCAAGGGCTTCGATTTCGCGGTGGATGACGATTGGCACCGGATCTACCCGGAAGAATTGGAGCGCATTGCGGTCCCCCTTCTTTCGCCTTCAGTGGAGGACTTCCGGCTGCTCCAGGATCTTCCGAAGCGTCATGGCGACTCCTTCGACCGGATCCTGATCTGCCAAGCCAAACGGCGCCGCTTGGGAATCATCTCTGCAGACGAGGCATGGGATGCCTATGGAATTGTCCGCGTATGGTAG
- a CDS encoding amidohydrolase family protein: protein MVERGSPRIDCHVHIVGTGTGGTGCWYRPKGLTRIGEPFLVRAVGLTTKDLHGPEFDRLYAEKLLEMVRGATLIDRAMLLAHELPHKEDGTAIPELSSLYVPNDYVLKLAQDHPEFLAGVSIHPARKDAMEELEKCLAGGAAALKCLPNVQGIDWNLPRYTAFLERMAEAKLPLLAHTGSERTMPVMDHALASPKVLTRALEIGVTCIAAHAGTGMMVLDPDYFDVFAEMLAKYPNLYGDNSALAGLSFRLRPSALRGLVSTEMEGRILHGSDLPVPSSGLLTWVFGMLSWRDFRASAAIRNPMERDARLKQMLGFGEESFLRAASVLRTA, encoded by the coding sequence ATGGTAGAACGAGGATCACCCCGCATCGACTGTCACGTCCACATCGTGGGCACGGGGACCGGCGGCACCGGCTGTTGGTACCGGCCGAAAGGCCTTACCCGCATCGGCGAGCCCTTTCTGGTGCGGGCGGTCGGGCTTACGACCAAGGATCTGCATGGCCCGGAGTTCGACCGACTATATGCGGAGAAGCTGCTGGAGATGGTGCGCGGCGCGACGCTGATCGATCGTGCGATGCTTCTGGCCCACGAGCTTCCTCACAAGGAAGACGGCACGGCGATCCCCGAGCTCTCCTCACTCTACGTGCCGAATGACTACGTGCTGAAGCTGGCGCAGGATCATCCCGAATTCCTCGCCGGCGTCTCCATCCATCCCGCGCGCAAGGACGCGATGGAAGAGCTGGAGAAGTGTCTCGCGGGTGGAGCAGCGGCGCTCAAATGCCTGCCGAATGTGCAGGGCATCGACTGGAACTTGCCACGCTACACCGCCTTCCTCGAGCGCATGGCCGAGGCCAAGCTGCCGCTGCTGGCCCACACCGGCAGCGAGCGCACGATGCCGGTGATGGACCACGCACTCGCATCCCCGAAGGTGCTGACCCGCGCGCTGGAGATCGGCGTGACCTGCATCGCCGCGCATGCGGGCACCGGGATGATGGTGCTGGATCCCGATTACTTCGACGTCTTCGCGGAGATGCTGGCGAAGTATCCGAATCTCTATGGCGACAATAGCGCGCTGGCCGGGCTGAGCTTCCGCCTGAGACCCTCCGCCCTGCGTGGCCTGGTCTCCACGGAGATGGAGGGACGCATTCTCCACGGCAGCGACCTGCCGGTGCCTTCCAGCGGCTTGCTCACCTGGGTTTTCGGGATGCTGTCGTGGAGGGATTTCCGCGCCTCCGCCGCGATCAGGAACCCGATGGAGCGGGATGCCCGGCTCAAGCAGATGCTCGGCTTCGGCGAGGAGAGTTTCCTCCGCGCCGCGAGCGTGCTGCGCACTGCGTAG
- a CDS encoding type II secretion system protein: protein MKTASPLRSSRRKHGFSLLEVTVVIAVLLSLTTVLILGARAWKNGSDRAGCILNMRMVQTAVRSYQNLYEYNPGSMPYAENGTQDIGAHLFLKGYISGKMLNEMQGYATCAGGGSYSRPHPDVFPPIGELYIKCSMSSQEDHALPDGPEW, encoded by the coding sequence ATGAAAACCGCATCCCCCCTGCGGTCTTCGAGAAGGAAGCATGGCTTCTCACTGCTGGAAGTAACCGTGGTGATCGCCGTCCTCCTTTCGTTGACTACTGTACTGATCCTAGGCGCACGCGCGTGGAAGAACGGCTCCGATCGCGCCGGCTGCATCCTCAACATGCGCATGGTGCAGACCGCCGTGCGTTCCTATCAGAACCTCTACGAATACAATCCCGGCAGCATGCCCTACGCGGAGAATGGCACCCAGGATATCGGCGCGCATCTTTTCCTGAAGGGCTACATCAGCGGCAAGATGCTCAACGAGATGCAGGGATACGCCACCTGCGCCGGTGGCGGCTCCTACAGCCGCCCGCACCCGGATGTCTTCCCTCCGATAGGAGAGCTCTACATCAAGTGTTCCATGTCCTCACAGGAGGACCACGCTCTCCCCGACGGGCCGGAGTGGTGA
- the rmuC gene encoding DNA recombination protein RmuC: MPPELESTLPWIAGAFVTGIFLSWLITWLALSGRRARFEERLKADERQITELAARHAAAISESHQHEANGQAMRTQLAELKTRLEDEVRSAAEKQALLDRAEHRLSDTFKALSADALRSSAEQFLHLAKTSLRAQSEEAKGDLEKRKMAIENLVKPVAESLGRFESRIGDIEKAREGAYAELKTQVKTLAEGQLGLQRETAQLVKALRQPTGRGQWGEIQLRRVVELAGMQEHCDFQTQTTTVTDEGRRLRPDLVVKLPGGKTIVVDAKTPMDAYLDALEATDDRQREEALHHHARQVRTHITQLASKNYTAQFENVPEFTVLFLPSESFFSAALQCDPGLIERGVEHGIILATPTTLIALLRAVFYGWRQEAMADNAREICALGKTLHERLGTLAGHFVKLGKSLDNAVGHYNAAVGAYETRVLGTARKFTDLEVAAHDAPLPDLEPIERSPRLPADAAASESEEERETTPDPKVKALSVASDLRSALGE, translated from the coding sequence ATGCCTCCCGAACTTGAATCCACCCTCCCTTGGATTGCTGGCGCTTTCGTCACCGGAATCTTCCTGAGCTGGCTGATCACTTGGCTGGCGCTCTCCGGTCGCCGGGCCCGCTTCGAGGAGCGGCTGAAGGCGGACGAACGGCAGATCACCGAGCTGGCGGCCCGCCACGCCGCGGCGATCTCAGAATCCCACCAGCACGAGGCCAATGGCCAGGCGATGCGGACGCAGCTTGCCGAACTGAAAACCCGTTTGGAGGACGAGGTGCGCTCGGCAGCGGAAAAGCAGGCCCTGCTCGACCGGGCGGAGCATCGGCTCTCCGATACCTTCAAGGCCCTCTCGGCCGACGCGCTCCGGTCCTCCGCCGAGCAATTCCTCCATCTCGCCAAGACTTCCCTCCGGGCTCAATCGGAGGAGGCGAAGGGGGATCTGGAGAAGCGCAAGATGGCCATCGAGAACCTCGTCAAGCCGGTCGCGGAATCCCTCGGGAGATTCGAGAGCCGCATCGGCGACATCGAAAAGGCCCGCGAAGGCGCTTACGCCGAGCTGAAAACCCAGGTGAAGACTCTGGCCGAAGGCCAGCTCGGCCTGCAGCGGGAGACCGCCCAGCTGGTCAAGGCCTTGCGTCAGCCGACCGGTCGCGGCCAATGGGGCGAGATCCAACTCCGCCGGGTGGTCGAGCTGGCCGGGATGCAGGAGCATTGCGATTTCCAGACGCAGACGACCACGGTGACCGATGAAGGCCGACGCCTGCGCCCGGACCTCGTGGTGAAATTGCCGGGCGGCAAGACCATCGTCGTGGATGCGAAGACGCCGATGGATGCCTACCTCGACGCGCTCGAGGCCACGGACGACCGCCAGCGGGAGGAAGCCCTCCACCACCATGCCCGCCAAGTGCGCACCCACATCACCCAGCTCGCGTCGAAGAACTACACCGCCCAGTTCGAGAACGTGCCGGAATTCACGGTGCTTTTCCTGCCCAGCGAGTCCTTCTTCTCCGCCGCGCTGCAGTGCGATCCCGGCCTCATCGAGCGGGGCGTGGAACATGGCATCATCCTCGCCACGCCCACCACCCTGATCGCCCTGCTACGGGCCGTCTTCTACGGCTGGCGCCAAGAGGCCATGGCGGACAATGCCCGGGAGATCTGCGCCTTGGGAAAAACGCTGCACGAACGACTCGGCACCTTGGCCGGCCATTTCGTGAAGCTGGGCAAGTCCCTCGATAACGCCGTGGGCCACTACAATGCCGCCGTGGGCGCCTACGAAACGCGCGTGCTCGGCACGGCACGGAAGTTCACGGATCTGGAAGTGGCGGCTCACGATGCGCCGCTACCGGACTTGGAGCCGATCGAGCGATCCCCGCGCTTGCCGGCAGATGCCGCTGCGTCGGAATCGGAGGAGGAACGCGAAACCACCCCGGATCCGAAGGTGAAGGCCCTGTCCGTGGCCTCCGACCTTCGTTCGGCCCTGGGCGAGTGA
- a CDS encoding superoxide dismutase, which produces MAHTLPALGYSLDALEPHIDARTMEIHHGKHHNAYVTNLNAALAGKSDLEAKSAEDLIKDLGAVPDDIRTAVRNNGGGHVNHSFFWKLIAPGGATAPSGELAAAIDKSFGSLDAFKEAFAKAATTRFGSGWAWLSKTADGLAVTSTANQDNPIMGPDFGGTKGATPILGLDVWEHAYYLNYQNRRPDYITAFWNVVNWDVVAENYAAA; this is translated from the coding sequence ATGGCTCACACGCTCCCTGCTCTCGGCTACTCGCTCGATGCCCTGGAACCGCACATCGATGCGCGCACGATGGAGATCCATCACGGCAAGCATCACAACGCCTACGTCACCAACCTGAACGCCGCCTTGGCCGGCAAGTCCGACCTGGAGGCGAAGAGCGCCGAAGACCTGATCAAGGACCTCGGTGCCGTGCCGGACGACATCCGCACCGCCGTGCGCAACAACGGTGGCGGCCACGTGAACCACAGCTTTTTCTGGAAGCTCATCGCCCCGGGTGGTGCCACGGCTCCCTCCGGCGAGCTCGCCGCGGCAATCGACAAGTCCTTCGGTTCCCTCGATGCCTTCAAGGAAGCCTTCGCCAAGGCCGCCACGACCCGCTTCGGCTCCGGCTGGGCCTGGCTCTCCAAGACCGCCGACGGTCTGGCCGTGACCTCTACCGCCAATCAGGACAACCCGATCATGGGCCCCGACTTCGGTGGCACCAAGGGCGCGACCCCGATCCTGGGCCTCGATGTCTGGGAGCACGCCTACTACCTCAACTACCAGAACCGCCGCCCGGACTACATCACGGCCTTCTGGAACGTGGTGAACTGGGATGTGGTGGCGGAGAACTACGCCGCGGCTTAA
- a CDS encoding helix-turn-helix transcriptional regulator has translation MERLHHSDYLRLLDFVAGLQEPVALEDFGAHLVRLTSELLPGATIAFDQIGADGLFYGFDHNVEISPEELARFVSRLQEVYQQNPIYGYITGGGSDRIVDIADLASRRQLHRTDFYHDIFRPYGIEHQVNVLLSRPGWISTLTINRDRPIPPRMKTLLALAVRHIQLAHSNACAMDKISRVVMPTSGELLTAREAEVFRWMVEGKRNGEIAIILGCSPRTVDKHVQNILRKTGTETRTAAVRSGLPAD, from the coding sequence ATGGAACGTCTCCACCACTCGGACTACCTGCGCCTGCTCGACTTCGTCGCGGGACTACAGGAGCCGGTCGCGCTCGAGGATTTCGGGGCGCATCTGGTGCGGCTGACGTCTGAGCTGCTACCGGGGGCGACTATCGCCTTCGATCAGATCGGTGCCGATGGTCTCTTCTACGGCTTCGATCACAATGTGGAGATCAGTCCGGAAGAGCTGGCGCGGTTCGTTTCCCGGCTCCAAGAGGTCTATCAGCAGAATCCCATCTACGGCTACATCACCGGCGGCGGGTCGGATCGGATCGTGGATATCGCCGACTTGGCCTCCCGGAGGCAGTTGCACCGGACCGACTTCTATCACGACATCTTTCGTCCGTACGGGATCGAGCATCAGGTAAATGTGCTTCTCTCCCGGCCGGGCTGGATCAGCACGCTGACGATCAACCGCGACCGGCCGATCCCGCCCCGGATGAAGACGCTGCTGGCGCTGGCGGTCCGCCACATCCAGCTCGCGCATTCAAATGCCTGCGCGATGGACAAGATCAGCCGGGTGGTGATGCCCACCAGCGGCGAGCTGCTGACGGCCCGGGAGGCGGAGGTCTTCCGCTGGATGGTGGAGGGCAAGCGTAACGGGGAAATCGCGATCATCCTCGGCTGTTCGCCGCGGACGGTGGACAAGCATGTGCAGAACATCCTGCGCAAGACCGGGACCGAGACGCGGACCGCGGCGGTGCGATCCGGGCTGCCAGCCGACTGA
- a CDS encoding LamG-like jellyroll fold domain-containing protein, translated as MKASFLFVAGLLAASTARADLANPTGLWQLNGNFTPAAGSAALDASSLTAGSDYSFGTDGAGFQYLQTQPFTTPAKRLTVTNTAGPNGGAGATRTNRWTMVMDVKLDAMQPYAGLIQLSPLNNLDVTIYVASPNNLTGTVQPALSSASAVAVNTWYRLAITCGNDGAGGIPTQKCYLNGVPTGSPRTSTFNGNFSLQSVFHLFSDETVGGSDLKPAKLGSFAWWNEELSAADIATLGGPQPAGIQPPGLAVPSTIAATSPYIYGANVGWVHARPDQKGLVVGEYACSGFAYGANIGWINFGDGTPANGIRYANTDGADTGVNHDGAGTLYGLAWGANIGWINFGINSSGAPRPQSDPSRARVDLITGQFGGYAWGANVGWFDLSTLKTATLYSADTDGDGIADAWEIEKFGNLTAANGSSDADKDGISDKEEHIADTDPNDPNSRLRITQQLVSFFPNDGYNHWDVTFTSSPRRLYRLETSTNLGATPWVNEIGLFAPSSGPTTTRDFDFQPSPRNFLRVQAIKPLQP; from the coding sequence GTGAAAGCGTCCTTCCTTTTCGTGGCCGGCTTGCTGGCTGCCTCCACCGCGCGTGCCGATCTGGCCAACCCCACGGGGCTGTGGCAATTGAACGGAAACTTCACGCCTGCCGCGGGGTCTGCCGCCTTGGATGCCTCCAGCCTCACCGCGGGCAGCGACTATAGCTTCGGCACGGACGGGGCAGGGTTCCAGTATCTACAGACCCAGCCCTTCACCACCCCTGCCAAGCGGCTCACGGTCACCAATACCGCCGGGCCTAACGGCGGTGCCGGTGCCACCCGGACCAATCGGTGGACCATGGTGATGGATGTGAAGCTGGACGCGATGCAGCCCTATGCCGGGCTGATCCAGCTCAGCCCGCTGAACAACCTCGATGTGACCATCTACGTGGCCTCGCCGAACAACCTCACCGGTACGGTGCAGCCGGCATTGAGCTCGGCAAGCGCGGTGGCGGTGAACACGTGGTACCGGCTGGCAATCACCTGCGGCAATGACGGCGCGGGAGGCATCCCCACGCAGAAGTGCTATCTGAACGGGGTGCCGACGGGCAGTCCGCGGACCAGCACCTTCAACGGCAACTTCTCGCTGCAGTCGGTCTTCCATCTTTTCTCGGACGAAACGGTGGGCGGCAGCGACCTGAAGCCTGCCAAGCTCGGGTCCTTCGCCTGGTGGAACGAAGAACTCTCCGCCGCGGATATTGCCACGCTGGGCGGTCCGCAGCCCGCTGGCATCCAGCCGCCGGGACTGGCGGTGCCAAGCACGATCGCCGCGACCTCGCCCTATATTTACGGAGCGAACGTGGGGTGGGTTCATGCCCGGCCGGATCAGAAGGGCCTCGTCGTTGGCGAGTATGCCTGCTCCGGCTTCGCTTACGGTGCCAACATCGGCTGGATTAACTTCGGCGACGGAACTCCGGCCAACGGGATCCGCTATGCCAACACCGATGGTGCCGACACCGGGGTGAACCACGACGGTGCCGGCACTCTCTACGGACTGGCATGGGGAGCGAACATCGGGTGGATCAACTTCGGGATCAATTCGAGCGGTGCACCGCGGCCGCAGAGCGATCCCTCCCGAGCCCGGGTGGACCTGATCACCGGCCAGTTCGGCGGTTACGCATGGGGCGCGAATGTCGGCTGGTTCGACCTCTCCACCCTCAAGACTGCCACACTCTACTCGGCGGACACCGATGGCGATGGCATCGCCGACGCATGGGAGATCGAGAAGTTCGGCAATCTAACAGCCGCCAACGGAAGCAGCGATGCGGACAAGGATGGCATCTCCGACAAGGAGGAGCACATCGCCGACACGGATCCGAACGATCCTAACAGCCGCCTGCGGATCACCCAGCAACTGGTCAGCTTCTTCCCGAACGATGGCTACAATCACTGGGACGTGACCTTCACCAGTTCACCGCGCCGGCTCTATCGCCTGGAAACGTCCACAAATCTCGGCGCGACGCCTTGGGTCAACGAGATCGGCCTCTTCGCCCCTTCCTCCGGCCCGACCACGACGCGCGATTTCGATTTCCAACCCTCCCCCCGGAACTTCCTGCGGGTGCAAGCCATCAAGCCCCTTCAGCCATGA
- a CDS encoding right-handed parallel beta-helix repeat-containing protein: MRTLPILFLTASVAFAQGPIAPPVGPPTPGMRTLDQIEARIPLPGGTTTVTISQPGSYILTGNITVSTGDAITITASHVTLDLNGFTLASTANPASGRAVNIAGSLSNLAIRNGNIRSGSSYTGSTFNAGPGFIGGVDWASGNPNNCRVTHLTVTGVRDYGIDLADTGNSVATECIVSNVGAFGIRAGAVADSSATLCGSNSIIARTTSNCVSSLAAGGNGLLVSGNTVESLATQIAQVQADNRVLAGLLSGSGVNFAWNIRTIDSTGSVGSECSLAFGTDGQAMVAYHDSTNTNLKFARQNGASWQVTTVDNSPGNVGTSPSLAIGEGGQPVIAYFDSSNTDLKLARRNGNLWTTETIPDPIASVGSYCSLAFDSSGNPAVSYYDITNGDLRFARYDGSTWNFSSPDSSAANIGQSTSLAFGPDGNPAIAYHDVTNNDLKFARYNGSTWTLGTPIGSGPFAGRYTSLKFGPAGRPAISYRINTTGLLQFSAFNGNSWSEVPVDGTGEFSAGTSLSFGPDGQPAIAYHVANTGDLKFARYNGSTWDLSLVDGDESGTAGYSVGSGVSLIFGPDGQPAIAYYDIFNGDLKFARRGIFTPAP; encoded by the coding sequence ATGAGAACTCTCCCCATCCTGTTCCTGACGGCATCCGTGGCATTCGCCCAAGGGCCGATCGCACCACCCGTCGGCCCGCCGACGCCGGGAATGCGGACGCTGGACCAGATCGAAGCCCGGATCCCGCTACCCGGGGGCACGACGACGGTGACGATCTCGCAGCCGGGCTCCTACATCCTGACGGGAAACATCACGGTGAGCACCGGTGATGCGATCACGATCACCGCGAGCCACGTGACCTTGGATCTGAATGGATTCACGCTCGCCTCCACGGCCAATCCGGCAAGCGGTCGCGCCGTCAACATTGCCGGTAGCCTGAGCAACTTGGCCATCCGCAATGGCAACATCCGTAGCGGCTCCAGCTACACGGGCAGCACCTTCAATGCCGGGCCCGGCTTCATCGGAGGAGTCGACTGGGCCTCCGGCAACCCTAACAACTGCCGCGTCACCCATCTGACGGTGACCGGTGTGCGCGACTACGGCATCGACTTGGCCGACACCGGAAACTCGGTGGCGACCGAATGCATCGTGAGCAACGTGGGTGCCTTCGGAATCCGTGCCGGCGCCGTGGCCGATTCCTCCGCGACGCTCTGCGGCAGCAACTCGATCATCGCCCGGACCACCTCGAACTGCGTCAGCTCGCTGGCGGCGGGAGGCAACGGACTGTTGGTTTCGGGGAACACCGTGGAGTCCCTCGCCACGCAGATCGCCCAGGTGCAGGCTGACAACCGGGTCCTGGCAGGACTGCTCAGCGGCTCCGGCGTAAACTTCGCTTGGAATATCCGGACGATCGACAGCACGGGATCGGTGGGCAGCGAGTGTTCGCTCGCCTTCGGCACGGACGGCCAGGCAATGGTGGCCTACCACGACTCCACGAATACGAACCTGAAGTTCGCACGCCAGAATGGAGCCAGCTGGCAAGTCACCACCGTGGATAACAGTCCCGGCAACGTCGGGACCTCGCCCTCGCTGGCAATCGGCGAGGGCGGGCAACCGGTGATCGCCTACTTCGACAGCAGCAACACCGACCTCAAGCTCGCCCGACGCAACGGGAACCTGTGGACCACCGAAACCATCCCCGATCCGATCGCAAGCGTCGGATCATACTGCTCGCTCGCCTTCGACAGCTCCGGCAATCCCGCGGTCTCCTACTATGACATCACGAACGGCGACCTGAGATTCGCCCGCTACGACGGCTCCACCTGGAACTTCTCCAGCCCGGACAGCAGTGCAGCCAATATCGGCCAGTCCACCTCCCTGGCCTTCGGACCGGACGGGAACCCGGCGATCGCCTATCACGACGTCACCAACAACGATCTGAAGTTCGCACGCTACAACGGATCGACGTGGACCCTCGGCACACCCATCGGGAGCGGCCCCTTCGCCGGCCGCTACACCTCGCTGAAGTTCGGCCCCGCGGGCAGACCGGCGATCTCCTACCGAATCAACACGACCGGCCTGCTCCAGTTCTCCGCCTTCAACGGGAACAGTTGGTCGGAGGTGCCGGTCGATGGCACCGGCGAATTCTCGGCCGGAACCTCGCTATCCTTCGGGCCCGACGGGCAGCCCGCCATCGCCTATCACGTGGCCAACACCGGCGACCTGAAGTTCGCGCGCTACAACGGGAGCACCTGGGATCTCTCCCTCGTGGATGGCGATGAGAGCGGAACCGCAGGCTACTCTGTGGGAAGCGGCGTCTCGCTGATCTTCGGTCCCGACGGCCAACCCGCGATCGCCTACTACGACATCTTCAACGGCGACCTGAAGTTCGCCCGCCGCGGCATCTTTACTCCTGCACCCTGA
- a CDS encoding PDZ domain-containing protein — protein MTFSCRAALLLLALSTAQPVLAQAVATPPPAAEVEDAIKKMYPALVRIYVVMEEGMDGRMRKMQGSGSGAIISAEGHVLTNHHVAGRGTRFVCSLSNREEIDATLVGTDALSDLAVLKLDLSTRRLKDQPLAVASFGDSDQLKVGDTVLAMGSPGGLSQSITRGIVANTAMIVPKHQISLTLDGETVGELVRWIGHDAVIYPGNSGGPLVNPAGEIVGVNEVGIASLGGAIPSNLAKKVAAELIEKGSVTRSWIGMEIQPLLRRMTEEKGALVASVWKGSPAAAAGIKPGDFVTSYNGNAIPDCHAAEDLPVFNAMVLATAPGTKVTLQGVRDGKPQSWEITTLQREPTMGKEDELRPWGFTARDFTRVSALEKSRDTTDGVLVDTVRAGGPSAEAKPPLRAADVIVRVGGKPVKTREELEKITTELTQGANEPKPILVEFERSREQLATVVKVGTPKDAVRPRLAEKAWMGAATQVITDELATALGIPGKKGVRITALAPDSPAKKAGLQEGDLVLKLDGKVINARRPEDAEVFPELILAYPADASVELTGLREGKEQTWTVALAPRPIDDSELSEHRDELFEFTARQLSTSQRDRAKEEQGEDPAGVAVLKVEPSGWAALGGLAADDIILTIDGTEVNEIATLKAKLNSLREAKPRSVVFGIRRGPRTYFLEIEPRW, from the coding sequence ATGACTTTTTCCTGCCGCGCCGCGCTCCTCCTGCTCGCCCTGTCCACCGCCCAGCCCGTGCTCGCACAGGCCGTGGCCACCCCGCCGCCCGCCGCCGAGGTCGAGGATGCGATCAAGAAGATGTACCCGGCGCTCGTCCGCATCTACGTGGTCATGGAGGAGGGCATGGATGGGCGCATGCGCAAAATGCAGGGCAGCGGCAGCGGAGCGATCATCTCTGCGGAGGGACATGTGCTGACCAACCACCACGTGGCCGGACGCGGGACGCGCTTCGTGTGCTCGCTTTCCAATCGTGAGGAGATCGATGCGACCCTGGTGGGCACCGATGCGCTCTCCGACCTCGCGGTGCTGAAGCTAGATCTCTCCACCCGCCGCCTGAAGGACCAGCCGCTGGCGGTGGCGAGCTTCGGCGATTCCGATCAATTGAAAGTGGGCGATACGGTGCTGGCGATGGGCAGCCCGGGCGGGCTCTCGCAATCGATCACCCGCGGGATCGTGGCAAACACGGCGATGATCGTGCCGAAGCACCAGATCTCCCTGACACTGGATGGCGAAACGGTGGGGGAGCTGGTGCGCTGGATCGGCCATGATGCGGTGATCTACCCCGGCAACAGCGGCGGCCCCTTGGTGAACCCCGCCGGCGAAATCGTGGGCGTGAACGAAGTGGGCATCGCCAGCTTGGGCGGTGCGATTCCCTCGAATCTGGCCAAGAAGGTGGCCGCGGAACTCATCGAGAAAGGCAGCGTGACACGGAGCTGGATCGGCATGGAGATCCAACCGCTGCTGCGCCGCATGACCGAAGAGAAAGGCGCGCTGGTAGCCTCGGTCTGGAAAGGCAGCCCCGCGGCAGCCGCCGGGATCAAGCCGGGCGATTTCGTCACGAGCTACAATGGCAACGCGATTCCCGACTGCCATGCGGCGGAAGATCTGCCGGTCTTCAACGCGATGGTGCTGGCCACCGCGCCGGGCACGAAGGTGACGCTGCAAGGCGTGCGCGATGGCAAGCCGCAGAGCTGGGAGATCACGACACTGCAGCGCGAGCCGACCATGGGCAAGGAGGACGAACTCCGGCCATGGGGCTTCACCGCGAGGGATTTTACCCGTGTGTCCGCATTGGAGAAATCGCGCGATACCACGGACGGCGTGCTGGTAGACACCGTGCGGGCCGGCGGACCTTCCGCCGAAGCCAAGCCACCGCTGCGCGCGGCCGATGTGATCGTGCGCGTGGGCGGCAAGCCGGTGAAGACGCGCGAGGAGTTGGAGAAGATCACGACAGAGCTGACCCAAGGAGCGAACGAGCCGAAGCCGATCCTAGTGGAGTTCGAGCGCAGCCGCGAGCAACTGGCGACGGTGGTGAAGGTGGGCACGCCCAAGGATGCCGTTCGCCCTCGACTGGCGGAGAAGGCATGGATGGGTGCCGCGACGCAGGTCATCACGGACGAACTCGCCACGGCACTCGGCATCCCGGGCAAGAAGGGCGTGCGCATCACCGCACTGGCACCGGACTCTCCGGCGAAGAAGGCCGGGCTGCAGGAAGGAGACCTGGTCCTCAAGCTGGACGGCAAGGTGATCAACGCCCGCCGACCGGAAGATGCCGAGGTATTCCCCGAACTGATTCTTGCCTACCCCGCCGATGCCTCCGTGGAGCTCACCGGCTTGCGCGAAGGGAAGGAGCAGACATGGACCGTGGCGCTGGCCCCGCGCCCGATCGACGATAGCGAGCTGAGCGAACATCGCGACGAGCTCTTCGAGTTCACCGCACGCCAGCTTTCGACCTCCCAGCGTGATCGCGCGAAGGAGGAGCAGGGCGAGGATCCTGCCGGGGTGGCAGTGCTGAAAGTGGAGCCCAGCGGCTGGGCTGCGCTCGGCGGGCTCGCCGCGGACGACATCATCCTCACCATCGACGGCACCGAGGTGAACGAGATCGCGACGCTGAAGGCGAAGCTCAATTCACTGCGTGAAGCGAAGCCGCGCAGCGTGGTCTTCGGCATCCGGCGCGGCCCGCGCACCTACTTCCTCGAAATCGAACCGCGCTGGTAA